ACCTGAGGAGCGGGATGTCCCTCTATCTCTCGGATAAGGGGATTCCCTGCCCGGAGGGGATCGTCGGGAAGTCACTTCCGCGCATCGCGTCGCACGACGACCTGCCGCGGCGAAGGGTCCGGAGCGTCGTCGTCGAGGAGAAGTGCATCCGGTGCGGACTCTGCTATGTGGCGTGCAGAGACGGAGGGCACATGGCGATCCGCTGGAGCGAGGAGCGCCTGCCGAGGGTCGATGTCGATCTGTGCACGGGATGCGGCCTCTGCGTGAATGTCGCGCCCGTCGAGGGCTGCATCGTCCTGGACGTGGCGCGGCCGTCGCGAACCGAACGGCTGTCGCGGCCCGCGCGGCCCAAGGGGCCCAGAAGGCGGGGAGGCGCCGCGTGAATCGCACGCTCGTCGAGGGGGGGCTCGTCTTCACGGGAGAGGAAGTCCTCGCGGGGGCCACGGTCGTCATCGACGGCGAGCGGGTGGCCCGCGTCATCCCATCTCGCTCGGTCGATGGAAGCGGCCGTCCGGGCGATGGACCTCGCCTTCCCGGCGATGGAGGCGGTCGTCGGGGCGAGGGAGGATGCCTTCCCCGCGATGGAGACAGCGTCGTCCACGCATCCGGACGCCTCGTCACGCCCGGCCTCGTGAACGCGCACACCCACATCTACTCCGCCCTCGCGAGGGGGATCCACCTCAAGGACCCCGCACCCGGCAACTTCCGTGAGATCCTCGAGCGGCTCTGGTGGCGGCTCGACCGCGCGCTGGGCCCCGAAGAGATCAGACTGAGCGCCCTGCTGCACGGCATCGAGTCGCTGCGGTCCGGCGTGACGACGATCTTCGATCATCACTCCTCTCAGAGGTCGATCCGCGGCTCGCTGGCCACGATCTCCGGCGCGCTGGACGAAATCGGCCTTCGAGCGGCCCTCTGCTTCGAGGTGTCGGACCGCGAGGGCTCCGACGCGGCGCGCGATGGGATCGAGGAGAACCTCTCCTTCGCGCGCGATCTGCTCGCGCAATCCGCTCCTCTGCGCGCCGCCCACTTCGGGCTGCACGCGTCCTTCACACTCTCGGATCGCGCGCTGAAGCTCTGCCGGGAGTCTCTCGCCGGCACTGTCGGGGAAGGGGTTCTTGGTTTTCACATTCATCTGGCCGAGGATGGTATCGACCAGGCGCTCACGAGGGAGCGGCATCGGC
Above is a genomic segment from Candidatus Eisenbacteria bacterium containing:
- a CDS encoding amidohydrolase family protein encodes the protein MRPLRECRARRGLHRPGRGAAVANRTAVAARAAQGAQKAGRRRVNRTLVEGGLVFTGEEVLAGATVVIDGERVARVIPSRSVDGSGRPGDGPRLPGDGGGRRGEGGCLPRDGDSVVHASGRLVTPGLVNAHTHIYSALARGIHLKDPAPGNFREILERLWWRLDRALGPEEIRLSALLHGIESLRSGVTTIFDHHSSQRSIRGSLATISGALDEIGLRAALCFEVSDREGSDAARDGIEENLSFARDLLAQSAPLRAAHFGLHASFTLSDRALKLCRESLAGTVGEGVLGFHIHLAEDGIDQALTRERHRQSVVERLKQWEILGPRSLCVHGVHLEEREREILAGSGTWLVHCPESNMNNAVGAVRLSDMREAGVRLALGSDGFTANITRECLTAHLLQSHIRSDPRAGYLEVPSLLHGENAALAAGVFGEGVGKIVEGGPADLVLWDYLPPTPLDRTNLYGHLLFGLVDARASSVWIAGRCVLRHGRVVGVDEDEVIRGCEKGARQLWERL